Genomic DNA from Brassica rapa cultivar Chiifu-401-42 chromosome A04, CAAS_Brap_v3.01, whole genome shotgun sequence:
GAAGGAATCTGCAGAGACGGTGCCTGACTCGGAAGAGGCAAGGCCACCTGGTGTTAAGGCTTCCAAAGCAGCCAAACGCAAGAAGAATGGGAATGAAGCTGCATATGATCGACTACAGAGCATTCTAGACTTGAAACAGAACATATCCAAACAGAAACTACTAGATCGTCTCCTCTCAAAAAAAGAAGCTCTCACTGATAGTGAGATGTCTCTGAAGGAGAAACTCGTAGCTGAGATGCTTTGATCTGGTCAGTGATTAGTTGCGTAGTTGTTTAGGTAGTTGTTTAGGTAGTTATAATGTTTTGTTGATTATTTGCTAACTTGATTATTGCTTACTTGGTTACTAACTATTTgtcttgcttcttcttttgttttttgttgtgCAGGTCACGGGTTCAACTTCTACTGGCGTGTTTGGTTCTTTCTGCAGGTCACGGGTTGTACTAGCTAGTGGTGTAGTTGTGGTTGTAGTAGGTGTGTTTGTGTCACGGGTGTGAAAGGTCACGGGTTGTACTAGGTAGAGCTGTAGTTGATGAATTATGTTTGTGTCACGGGTGTGAAAGTGTAGTATTTTGTTGGTTTCTACACTTCACGTGTGTTGTAAAACAATGACTATATAATCTATGTCTCATTTATGCATTGCTCTCAAATATTGTTCACCTCTTTTTCTCTTAAACTTGTGCTTCTTCATCGCTTCTCTGCAGAACAATAAGAACACAACTATCATCCTCTATCTTCTTTAAATCATATAGCACAAAACACTCAAGCCGACGCCACAAAACAgtcaaaacaaatttttttctttaatatcctttttttttttaacacttagCCAAATATTCCTATTCTATCTCCACCTTTTTTTAAAACctttaatcatatttttaaaatgtcatCCTCATCGTCAGATGGTGTAGATGAAGCTGTTGAAGAATGGTTCGATGAAGAATTTGATAATCTCGTCGACTCCCTAGTTAATGATCAAGCAAAAAAACCAAAGAGACGGGCTTACTACGAAAGACATCGGGAAGAAGGACACAATCAACTATGGAATGACTATTTCAGGGAACATGCTACATACCCACCGGAAATGTTTAGAAGACGTTTTCGAATGCACAAGCCATTGTTCCTTCGCATTGTGGATGCTTTAAGAAATGAAGTTCCATACTTTCAGCAAAGAAGAAATGCTCACGGAAGGTACGGCCTATCTACACTACAAAAGTGTACAGCAGCTATACGTATGCTAGCATATGGTCAATCAGGAGATACGtatgacgaatatctccgactaGGTGAAAGTACTGCACTTTTATGTTTAGACAATTTCACTAATGCGATAATACAATTGTTTGGCGATGAGTATCTAAGAAAACCTACAGCTGATGATCTTCAACGATTACTGGATATTGGAGAGTTACGCGGGTTCCCAGGAATGGTTGGcagcatcgactgtatgcattgggagtggaaaaattgCCCAACAGCTTGGAGAGGACAGTACACACGTGGTTCAGGAAAGCCGACAATTATCTTAGAGGCGGTGgcatcacaagatctttggatatggcacgcatttttCGGACTTCCAGGTACCCTCAACGATATtaatgttcttgatcggtcaCCGGTTTTTGATGACGTTATACAAGGTCGAGCTCCTAAAGTCAATTTCAAAGTCAACAACCACAATTATCGTATGGCGTACTATCTTAGCGACGGAATTTATCCGaaatggtcaacatttatccaatcaaTCTCACTTCCTCAAACTCCAAAAGCACAGCTATTTGCTCAACATCAAGAAGCCGTAagaaaagatgtcgaacgtGCTTTCGGAGTATTGCAAGCGAGGTTTGCAATAGTTAAAAACCCAGCATTACTTTGGGACAAGGAAAAAATAGGAAGGATTATGAGATGTTGTGTCATACTGCACAACATGATAGTAGAGGACGAACGCGACAGATTCACTCAGTTTGATACAGATGAATTCGAATCAGGAGAGTCAAGCAGAAGTTCCCAGGTTGATGTCGTCTCCTCTACGGAAAGCCTTTCTAATGTCGGTGAAATGCGTGGGACTCGCAATCAAATTCGGGATCAACAAATACATCATcgtttgaaagctgatttagttgaaaatatATGGCAAAAGTTTGGTAATTTTGATGAATAATCTTTGTATGTTTAAGATTTCTCTatgtattaaataattttaaacaaaaaaaaaataaaaaatcatttaaatttcTAAGAACCCCATGTTCGGGTTCACTAATGGAAGAATACAATCAATACAAGTTCATCACTATTTCTGACCCCAccacaaatataataaaaaaatcatatgaacCCCAAGAGGGGGTTCATTGATGTGGTTGCTCTTAGCAAGAGCATAGGCGAGAGCTGAGCCGCCGACACCAGCTCCGACGATGATGACGTCTGGACCACCGTATCTTATCTCCTGGCCTGCCGTCGTATCCGTCAGCTTTGTTGTCTTCTTCCTCCGGTTACTGACGTGGGATATTGCCCATGTCACCACGACGGAGAGCAGCGTCGTCCATAAACAAACGTGCGTAAGATACATATCCATATCTATTAACTATTTCTTAATATGGGTTATGAGATGAGATAACTGAGAACCAGAGTAACATATTTATAGTCGAGATGGAAGTGGCATCACCATATGCtaaattaaaatgattataaaaataaaaaaaaattgttattttttgttgTCCATATGACATTGACTAGAGACGTCCTTTTATCTTTGACATCAAAACTACAAACGTCATTACCATCTCTAACTTGTTTAAGTTGATATTGTCTTTTAGCACAaaataaaaagttgataattgTCCATTTCTCAAGAAACTTGATATTGTCcaagtttaataaatatttctGTGTACTAGTCGGAACAAGCAAAGAAAAAAGGTACCATACTATTGACAATTCTGAAAGTATTGAATGATGTAGTATAGAATTTAATTAACGTCCATCGACGTTTTTGATAGTCATAGTACGTACCGTATTAAACTGGTTGTTTAGGTCAACTTTCAAATTTACATTAAAAGATATCCGTGTAGTTGGGGTTTGTTTTTTTCTAGGATTATAATTAGGGTTGACGAATgttccaaaattaaaatttgaattttcaaaGTTACGAAATGGTtttcaaaaccaaataaatattggTCAGTCAACCATtaggttttgttttctttttttgttgttgaactgttaaattcatttatcaacaaaagaaaatattacaaaCTTTTGGTTAGGTTTTGTTTTCCAAAAAGTAGTTAAGATAATATAATGTTCAACATGGTTTAggtgataattttttttgtagtttttgaaatagtttttagtttttgtttttacaaaaaccATTTATCATCCATTCAAAAttcagattttggtttttgttttgggcaattctctcaaatttctatttttaaatttttgtcacatAAATAACCCTAAATaagaaaaatgatcaaaataatttctttttattttgaaaattttaattttgattttaatttttaattttttaaaatttgaaaccctaTCCTCAAAATCTCACCCCTtatctctaaaccctaagtctagattagttagcCCTAggttataaatgtatttttactatttaataaaacttcttttggTCATTCTTCtatttgaaaactatttttgtgacaaaaacttaaaaatgacaATCCCaggatatttttcttttgtttttgtaaacctatttgatttgccaatcaaaattttttaatcaatttatgaaaataaaccaaaaaccaactttTGTGGATTTAAAAATCACGAATTTGGTGTTGAttgtttgaattattttttagattttagtttttggattttagattttagtttttggtttttagattttgagagTTTCGGATGAGTAAAATGCCCAGACCTAGTGGTTAGGTTTATTATTTGCAACTTGGGATATTGCGGTGGAGCTAATTATCGTGTCAAAGAGTTTCCTGCAGTTGCTCTACTTTTTAGTTGGTTTCTCTTAGTCCATGACAAATGCAGATTCTGTCTGAGATAACTTTCTGGTGCATCGTTCGGCGCTCATCTTGTCTTGATTTTGTAACTAGTGGTTGAGAAGCTACCATGCTGGTGCAAGAGACACTCACTTGTGCATTGGATACTTTTACCACCAGTGAAAGCTACTTGTGTAAATATTGGCCAACTGACAAGTTCATGCCGAAACTAGGGCAGGGTTCTTTTGGGCAAAAAGATTCGTTTAATATAATGCAAGAAAGACTCTTTGTTTcctatattaaataaaaacaaccaAGAAGACAAGTTTTCTAGAAAATGACTGTGACACCCGTCactttaaaataataacaaaaataatatgaaaaataataatttttgaaatttctatttataaatatttgaaggTTAAAGTATACGTTGGAAatccaataaataaaataaatgtatgAAATATATagagacaacataaaatcgaaggtctgaaatatataaataagcGGAAACGTCGGAAGCCCAAAAGTCTGAAAGCTCAATATATAACACCCAAAGCACCAAGCCGATGTAATCACTCCTAGTCAAcagtctcacctgaaagggAGGGAGGAACGAAGGGTGAGCAACATGGGAGTTACCCAGTGAAGTATGGGATGCTAAACCGCAAACCACTGACTCAGTTCATAGCAGTACAACTATGTAGGCCTAGCTCTAGCATGAAACAAACACAGTACCTATAACACCACACAGAACAATCAATATATGTCTAGTGGACTAGACATGCTACAACCAATGCGATGATAGCATACCGCATTTCCTCATAAagatatagtatatatatatataactctaCAGACGTAGCTAGTACAGTAGTCCACTCTGTACCCCCGCAATATTCACAAACAAGCGGCCTAGTACAAACGTCTCTGTACCCCGCTAAACACACGGCCTAGTACAGATATCTCTGTATCCCGCGATCTCTCAAACAGGCGGCCTAGTACAAACGTCTCTGTACCCCGCTAAACACACTGCCTAGTACAGATATCTCTGTAACCCGCGATCTCTCAAACATGCGGCCTAGTACAAATGTCTCCGTACCCCGCAAATCATGCGGCCTAGTGCAATCACCTCTGCACCCCACAATCTCAACACATGGActaacatatatacatatatataattaacagTTCTTAACATCAATCATTTCAATCAACCGTTGAATCCTCTATTATCCTATTTCCGGTTTAACAATCAATATCAATAATGAACAACCAAGACTCTCAAACAGATTCGATTCACAGAGACGGATCATGTTTCGAAACTAAACTTTCCATAATGGCAGTACTAAACTAGCTCGGGATTTAACGGAGTAGCCCTCACCTTAACAACAAGAAGACGTGGTATCTATGAACTCCAGATGCTCAAATAGACTCCAAATTGAGTCACCGGCGAGTTAAGGCGGCCGGCGACAGCGAGTCACGGCGGTCCAGAAAAGTTCCGGCGGTGGTCCGGCGGTGTTCCAGCGGTGGTCCGGCAGTAGAGGAAGGTGGCGAAAACGGTGGCGAGGATTTTCGGCGGCTGCGCGTGTAACTCACGCGCGCGCAGAGGCAAAACTTCCGAAAGCTCTAGCGACTTCATGCGGACTCCGATTGCATCGTGGTCGGTGGCTGTGGCTTCGTCTCGACGAAAGGAACACGATGGTGCCTTTGCATGCGCAAGATTCTCAACGGTTAAGGAGATATGGCCGATTTACTGAACGGACGAAAACAAAGCTTAAGAGGTGGCGGTTTCTGGCAATTCTCAGCTGTGGCGAACGGTGGTGACAACCTTGGCGAAGTCTCGGCTTGCGGTGGTCGTGATGAGCTCCGGCCATGGCTCAACTTCCACAAGGATTTCACCTTTCTCCATTTCTCTCTTCATAGAACTCTCTCTATTTTCTTTTTCCTCTaactttctaatttttttttgatacagGTGGAGAAAACAATGTGAAGATGGGGTATTTATAGACAAACATTTTGGGCCTTGATGTATTGCTTGGACCTTAGCCGGCTAACGAGTTCCGAGACCGAAATCAGATCGTTGTAATTCTCCCCCACTTACAAaaaattcgtccccgaattcaaGTCATAAGCTGACATGTCCAATGTCTTCGTAACAAAACCCCGAATACTAATCCTCACTCGGCCTCTCAGGTCTCCTCCTGGATCTTATCGTTTTCCCAACGAACTCAGACAAACTCCCTGAATTACTTTCACTTGATGATCCAAAATCTCCACTAGCTGACAAGGTGAATACACGTCGTGGGAATCTGATGTACTGCTAATAAATCCAATATGTAAGAAACTGCTCCAATCCTCTCCACCAAAGGATACAATCTCTTGTACCTCGGTTTAAGTTGCTTTAGCTTATGAGTCTTAGGTTATCCCTTAAATGTCCTTATTTTCAGGTATACTAGATCGCCCATATGTAACTCCAAATCCTTGTGGCGCTTAGCTGCATAAATCCGCGACACAATGTAGCTATAATCTTTTTCTTACTTAGGCCTCTATATCTTTGTGCTCCTTGGTGTTCCCGATGGGTAGAGAAACACGAGTGATGTGTTTGCTATAAGATCCCTTTTCTTAACAGTTTATCGTCCAACACACAAACTCAGTTTCGATATAGGTACATCCTGCTCAAAGCTGTATGATATCCAATACTCCCAATCTCGATCTACTCAGCCAAAACCAGAACACTAACCTGCGCTTGGCGTATCCCGCATAGCAAATCTGCATGCTCCAAACCTAAAGGTCATATGTCTTTCCCTTGACAATAACGACACACAATCTGAGACTAGCAACTGTCCCAGTAAACTCCTAAACCTCCTTGGTTCCAGATACGTTGCTCATATGCCTACCCAAGATATTTGTCACCTGGTTGTCCTTACCAGATGGCATGCGATATCCAAACTGTAGCCTGCTACAAACTCAATCCAATTGCACTGTCCAAGTACAAGTTTTAATGAATGAAGATAAATTTCAGATTCTAATGATCCCAGAGAATTTGAATTTCCTTCCCGTATAATTACGATTTCTAAAATCATAACGCAAATACCCCTGCAGCCACTCCGAATCATGAATAAGGTAGTGGGTCTTGTAAGGTCTCAACTGACGCGATGCATATACAAATGACCTTGATCCTTATGCATCAATATCCAATCCGCCAATGCTCATCATGCTCATCATGCTCCTCTGCTCCAAAAATAAATTAGAGTGCGACGATGCTCAACATGCTCAACTTATCCAAGTGCTcgcaaaataatttattaataagcTCCACAAATACTATATGTGCTTTCATCGACCTAAATGATATCATTTCAACAAATAATATCCATGATGCATACAAAAATCCACATTCCGTACATACTCCTTAGCTATAACAATCTGATGGTATCCTGATGCCAAGACAACCTTCGAGAACCATGATCCTCCATGCAGCTAATCAAGAAATTCGTCAATATGATGGTTACCATGTTCAAGTCTATGTAGTCGATACAAAG
This window encodes:
- the LOC103863547 gene encoding putative nuclease HARBI1 isoform X1 — translated: MSSSSSDGVDEAVEEWFDEEFDNLVDSLVNDQAKKPKRRAYYERHREEGHNQLWNDYFREHATYPPEMFRRRFRMHKPLFLRIVDALRNEVPYFQQRRNAHGRYGLSTLQKCTAAIRMLAYGQSGDTYDEYLRLGESTALLCLDNFTNAIIQLFGDEYLRKPTADDLQRLLDIGELRGFPGMVGSIDCMHWEWKNCPTAWRGQYTRGSGKPTIILEAVASQDLWIWHAFFGLPGTLNDINVLDRSPVFDDVIQGRAPKVNFKVNNHNYRMAYYLSDGIYPKWSTFIQSISLPQTPKAQLFAQHQEAVRKDVERAFGVLQARFAIVKNPALLWDKEKIGRIMRCCVILHNMIVEDERDRFTQFDTDEFESGESSRSSQVDVVSSTESLSNVGEMRGTRNQIRDQQIHHRLKADLVENIWQKFGNFDE